The DNA region TTTTCACCTCCTTTTCTATAATATACCCTAAAGGGTATATTATAAGAATACAGGAAAAAAGTCAATTTAAAAATATTTTAAAAATTTGCTAATGAAACTTATGCTATACTAAAAACAATAAATTCCTTTTAAGGAGGTATTGAAGAAATGCCCTTAGTAAACCCAAAGGAGTTATTCCAAAAATGCTATGGTAAATATGCTATAGGCGCATTTAATGTAAACAATATGGAAATACTTCAAGGAGTAATTGAGGCGGCAAAAGAAGAAAGGTCTCCCCTTATTCTTCAAATCTCAAAAGGTGCAAGAAACTATGCAAAACTTATTTATCTCATGAAGCTGATTGAGGCAGCTGTTCAAGATGCTCCAGATATTCCTATCGTAGTACACTTAGATCATGGAGATAGCGTAGAACTTTGTAAAGAGGTCATAGATGCAGGCTTTACTTCGGTAATGATTGATGGCTCTCATCTTCCCTTTGAGGAGAATGTAAGAATAACTAAAGAGGTTGTAGACTATGCTCATCCCCGTGGCGTAGCTGTTGAGGGAGAGTTAGGAAGATTAGTAGGAGTAGAAGAACATGTAGTGGTATCTGAAAGAGAGGCATCCTTTACTGATCCAGATAAAGCGGTAGAGTTTGTAGAAAGAACTGGAGTAGATTCTCTTGCTATTGCTATTGGTACAAGTCACGGAGCCTATAAGTTTAAAGGAGAACCAAAGCTTGACTTTGATAGATTAAGAGAGATTGCAAAAAGACTTCCTGGTTTCCCATTAGTGCTCCATGGAGCATCTTCTGTTCTTCCAGAATATGTAGAAAAAGCCAACCAATATGGCGCAAAACTTGGGGGAGCAAAAGGGGTACCAGAAGAAATGATAAGAGAAGCTACAAAAATGGGTATATGCAAAGTAAATATTGATACCGACTTAAGGTTAGCAGTAACCGCCACTATAAGAGAAGTCTTTGCTCTCCATCCGGAGGAATTTGATCCAAGAAAATATCTTGGCCCAGCAAGAGAAGAAGTTAAAAAGTTAGTAAAACATAAGTTAAGAAATGTTCTTGGATCCAGCGGAACAGTATAATTAAAAAGGGGGAAGCTTAAACTTCCCCCTTTATGATCTCTACACTTCTTTTTAAATCTTCTCTCTTATCTTTTAAGGAGTTAATCTCTAAAATTATTGTTCCATCAAAGTTTCTTAAGAAATCTAAATACTTTTTAAAATCAATACTACCTTTTCCAAGAGATAAATGTTCGTCCTTTTCTCCATGATTGTCATGAATGTGAACATGGGTTATAAAAGGCTTTAACAAATTTAAACTATAGTCAATACCTTTTTTGGAGATGTGAGCATGTCCAAAATCAAAACAAACTTTTAATTTTCCCCCAAAACCTTTTATAAACTTATAAAATTGGTCCACATTGCTAAAAATATCATTCTCTTCAAAATATGGATTTTCAATACATACCTCTACATCATATTTTTCAGCCTTTTCAAGAATAAATTCTAAAGCTTTTCTTAATCTTCTTTGAGCAAGAAATATTAAGACCAAGTGGCTTAAAGGAACACCCCCAGGATGAAGCACTGCTCTCTTAATCCCCGCCTTCTCCCCATATTCAATAGCTTTTAATATGGACTCTATACTTTTTTCCCATATTTCATCATTAAAGGATGCTAAATTTATATCAATATAGGGAAGGTGCATGGTAAGGAAAATATCATTTTTTACTGCAAATTCTTTAATAGATTCTGGCTTTTCGCAAAACTTTCCTCTATAGAAAAGAACTAGATCTCCAAAAAGTTCAAGAGTATTACCCCCAAGTTTTTTAGTAATACTTATAGCCCTTTTTACTGAGAGGGTTTTTAGTGATAAAAACGAAAAACCTATTTTCATACTAAAAGTATTATATTATACTATAATTGAGTATGAAGAAAATTCTTATAGTTTTTGCTTTATTAATAACTTTATTACTTCTAAATTCAACCTTTGCCACAGAGGTTGATGAAAGTATTTATTTTGATGCAAAATCCTCTTCCTTGGGTTTTACTTTCGTTACCTTGGATAGCGAAGGAGAAACCTACTTTTTTAATCCCGCTACGTTATCCTTAAAGAAATTTTCCTATTTTTCTCTTACCTTTGACAACTTAACCGATAACCCAAATCTAAAACTTTCCTACTTTTATCCCTCTACTACAATTTATTCTATAACTGCAGACTTAATTTTGGATAAGAATACTAAGGAATACTCATTAAAAAATATAAGAGGTGCTATAGCTTTTCCCCTTACTTCATATATATATTTAGGAACCAGTGCCATGTATTTAGAAGAAGAGAATCTAATAAAAGGTGATATTGGACTGATGATAAAAATCGGAGACTTCTTACGTACAGGAATTGTTGGAGAGGGCTTTACCATAGAAAAAATATCTGATCAAGTTTATAAAATTACCTTAGCATTAAGATATAACATAGGGCTTAGTTTTTCCCTTTTTAATAATTCTACAAACATCTACTTAGATCTTATAGATGTGGAGAACTTTAGTAATACTAAAGATTGGAGCCTAATAAGATTTGGAATTGAACAAAAATTAGGAAATATATTGGTAATAAGAATAGGCTCAAAGGGGGATATTACAAACTTAGCTAATTACACTTTTGGATTAGGAATAAATTTGAACAGATTTAGTTTAAGCATTAGTGCTTTTTCAGAAAATATAGAAAATAGTGATACATCCCTTGAAAATATTAAACTAAAATACAAATTAACAGGAACTTTAAGATTTTAATAATCAATTCCCCACCTTGCGGAAATTCCTTTACTATAAGGATGTCTAACCTCTTTCATCTCAGTAATAAGATCTGCTAAATCCATGATTGCCTCAGGCATATACCTGCCTGTAAGTATAATTTCTAACTTTTCTGGCTTATTTTTTAGAAATTCTATAATCTCTTCCGCAGATATGATCTTATAAAAAATAGCAAGACTTATCTCATCAAGCACTATCAAATCATAATCCTCAATTACACTTTTAACCCTTTCCCAACCTCCTCTCACCACTTTAATGTCCATTTCAGAGGGGCCCTCTTTTCCAATAAAACATTCATAACAATTATTACATTCAACAATATTTTCCCTTATCCCTGAGGAATAAACACAATCTCTTCCAAACTGCCAAAAAGTGATATTCTGTGAATTTTTTAAGAAAAGAAATTCTCCTGTAAAACTATTGCCTTTTATAAACTGGACAAAAAGTACTTTAAGTCCATGTCCCGCCGCCCTTATACTCTGTCCGAGGGCGGCGGTAGTTTTACCTTTTCCGTCTCCTGTATAAACCTGTATTAAACCTCTACTAAGCTTGTTTATAGACATACGTAATAGACTTCTTTGATATTCTCTATATTTTTAAGTTCTCTAAGAACTTTATCATCTACAGGATTATCAATAACAAGAACCATGACCGCATCTTTGCCAATTTCCTTCCTTCCAACCTGCATTGCAGCGATGTTTATATTATTTTTTCCGAGTACAGTACCTACCTGCCCTATTATGCCTGGTCTATCTATATGAAATGCAATAAGCATATACTGAGAAAGAGCAAGATCAAGATGATAATCCTGTATTGCTAAAATTCTTTCTTGATTTCTGCTTACTGTACCTGAAACTTCTATAAATCCTTTCTCAGTCTTTAACCTTAATCTAATTGAAGATCTATAAGTATTAATCTCTTCAGTTCTTACCTCTACTATTCGCAATCTCCTATCCTTTGCCATAGCCATGGCATTTATCAGATTCACTTCTTCTCCTAATATAGGCTCCAAAAAGCCTTTTACTACTGCAGAGGCAAGAGAGGTTTCAATTCTTTGGGCTAAATCTCCACATATTTGTATTTCTAATTCTTCAGGATTAGCATTGGTTATCTGCGCTAAAAGTTTTCCAAGTTTTTCGCCCAATTTTGCAAAAGGCATTATTTCAGGAGATATTTGTATAGGCAAGTTAACTGCATGACTTACCATCTCTCCTTTGAAAAATCTGATTATCTCCTCAGCAACTATAAGAGCCACTTTTTCTTGAGCCTCTTGAGTTGATGCACCAAGATGAGGAGTCAAGACCACATTATCTAAAGTTAACAGCGGATTATCAGGATTTATAGGCTCGTTTTTAAAGACATCAAGGGCAGCACCCGCAATTTTCTTTTCCTTCAATATTTCATATAAAGCATCTTCATCTACCAATCCTCCACGAGCACAATTTATTAAATATGCGGTAGGCTTCATCATTTCTAATTCCTTTTTCCCTATAAGATTCTTCGTATCTTGAGTCAAAGGAAGATGTAGGGATACGTAGTCTGCCTCCTTAAGTAGAGCTGGTAAATCACTATATAACTCCACATCCAACTCTTTTGCTTTTTCAGGTGAGATAAAAGGATCATAAGCAATAACTCTCATCTTAAAGGATTTAGCCCTTTTTGCAACCTCTGAACCTATTCTACCGAGTCCTACAAGTCCTAATGTCTTTCCATACAACTCATTACCTATAAAGCTTTTCCTCTCCCATTTGCCTTGCCTTAAAAGAGAAAAAGCTTGGGGAATTTTTCTTGAAATAGCAAGCATCAATCCAATAGTATGTTCACATGCAGCTATAGTATTTCCCTCAGGGGCATTTATTACAAGTATTCCCTTTCTGGTAGCCTCCTCCACATCTATATTATCAACTCCAACTCCTGCCCTTCCTATAACCTTTAAATTCTTAGCCCTTTCAATCACATCCTTAGTTACCTTTGTTTCTGATCTCACTACAAGGGCCACATAATCTTGTATTATGTTTAAAAGCTCATCCTTGGGAAGACCTGGTTTATAATTTACCTCAAAGAATTCTTTTAGTTTATTTAATCCAACTTCTGCTATAGGATCTGAAACAAGAAGTTTATATTTTTCCACTTTTTAAACCCCCTCCAATCTTTCTAATTTTTATAATATTCAGCGAAAACCTCCTCTGCTACCTGTACCCCTTTACCCTTTAGACCTTTATATCCTAAATTTTCCAAAGCAACTTCTATAGCTGAAATTGCCACTAATATATCGGTAGGCTCCACATAACCCAAATGTCCAATTCTAAATATCTTTCCTTTGAGACTTCCTTGACCTCCAGCCAAAACAACTCCAAATTTATTTCTTATGTATTTTCTCA from Dictyoglomus turgidum DSM 6724 includes:
- the serA gene encoding phosphoglycerate dehydrogenase translates to MEKYKLLVSDPIAEVGLNKLKEFFEVNYKPGLPKDELLNIIQDYVALVVRSETKVTKDVIERAKNLKVIGRAGVGVDNIDVEEATRKGILVINAPEGNTIAACEHTIGLMLAISRKIPQAFSLLRQGKWERKSFIGNELYGKTLGLVGLGRIGSEVAKRAKSFKMRVIAYDPFISPEKAKELDVELYSDLPALLKEADYVSLHLPLTQDTKNLIGKKELEMMKPTAYLINCARGGLVDEDALYEILKEKKIAGAALDVFKNEPINPDNPLLTLDNVVLTPHLGASTQEAQEKVALIVAEEIIRFFKGEMVSHAVNLPIQISPEIMPFAKLGEKLGKLLAQITNANPEELEIQICGDLAQRIETSLASAVVKGFLEPILGEEVNLINAMAMAKDRRLRIVEVRTEEINTYRSSIRLRLKTEKGFIEVSGTVSRNQERILAIQDYHLDLALSQYMLIAFHIDRPGIIGQVGTVLGKNNINIAAMQVGRKEIGKDAVMVLVIDNPVDDKVLRELKNIENIKEVYYVCL
- a CDS encoding sugar phosphate isomerase/epimerase family protein, which produces MKIGFSFLSLKTLSVKRAISITKKLGGNTLELFGDLVLFYRGKFCEKPESIKEFAVKNDIFLTMHLPYIDINLASFNDEIWEKSIESILKAIEYGEKAGIKRAVLHPGGVPLSHLVLIFLAQRRLRKALEFILEKAEKYDVEVCIENPYFEENDIFSNVDQFYKFIKGFGGKLKVCFDFGHAHISKKGIDYSLNLLKPFITHVHIHDNHGEKDEHLSLGKGSIDFKKYLDFLRNFDGTIILEINSLKDKREDLKRSVEIIKGEV
- the fba gene encoding class II fructose-1,6-bisphosphate aldolase, yielding MPLVNPKELFQKCYGKYAIGAFNVNNMEILQGVIEAAKEERSPLILQISKGARNYAKLIYLMKLIEAAVQDAPDIPIVVHLDHGDSVELCKEVIDAGFTSVMIDGSHLPFEENVRITKEVVDYAHPRGVAVEGELGRLVGVEEHVVVSEREASFTDPDKAVEFVERTGVDSLAIAIGTSHGAYKFKGEPKLDFDRLREIAKRLPGFPLVLHGASSVLPEYVEKANQYGAKLGGAKGVPEEMIREATKMGICKVNIDTDLRLAVTATIREVFALHPEEFDPRKYLGPAREEVKKLVKHKLRNVLGSSGTV
- a CDS encoding cob(I)yrinic acid a,c-diamide adenosyltransferase, coding for MSINKLSRGLIQVYTGDGKGKTTAALGQSIRAAGHGLKVLFVQFIKGNSFTGEFLFLKNSQNITFWQFGRDCVYSSGIRENIVECNNCYECFIGKEGPSEMDIKVVRGGWERVKSVIEDYDLIVLDEISLAIFYKIISAEEIIEFLKNKPEKLEIILTGRYMPEAIMDLADLITEMKEVRHPYSKGISARWGIDY